The Kiritimatiellia bacterium genome has a window encoding:
- a CDS encoding right-handed parallel beta-helix repeat-containing protein produces the protein MRTRHRIIVACFILGLPGLAAGATYTVTSSADSGGGTLRWAITAANTNPGADTIEFNLAAPYRIQPASALPTSYSSGLIIDGTTQPGFAGTPLVTIEGSLAGAADGLLISDSTSAVVRALNISKWSGNGITLRRGLSTRVENCRISSNTVNGIILETSRRCVIGGAGPLLRNVITSNGNAGVYLSGDHNLVLGNLVGTDGLTAQPNDHGVQVLSGQSNLIGGAAAGEGNVISGNRSFGVYLVQWASNTTVIGNYIGTDVSGTAAISNVVGIVIEGARHTIGGLVAAERNLISGNTWGMRLIGGRAHDNVVRGNWIGLGATGAVVSNSLQGVQIMQGASTNLIGGAGAAHRNVISGNGGGGVALTEAESRANRIQGNYIGLGPDGISLLGNGDNGIRVSAPWTLVGGSGAGEGNTIMGNGADGVSVSGANAIGNRIEGNVIAHNGARGVSVWDSGAVSNLITANSLYLNIDLGIDLGNNGRTPNDTQDPDTGPNQLQNYPVLTLASNAGATMAIGGYLDSTPGTAFVIEFFGNSGCDATGYGEGEVLLGTQAVVTDGAGMAGFTNSVLPTPTPPPSFVTATARHTLRQETSEFSRYLMVDSDGDGMPDGWEYANFGSATGGDPAGHGDTDTIPNLEEFIADTDPNDATDYPRFVGIAPDSGAIRVDVQTAATRSYRLEDVPRAGSGTWGGRFTDKPGTGGPVSWYWGYADSNAMFRCRVLLP, from the coding sequence ATGCGCACCCGGCACAGAATCATTGTCGCTTGTTTCATCCTTGGCCTGCCGGGTCTCGCCGCCGGCGCGACGTACACGGTGACCAGCAGCGCCGACAGCGGTGGGGGCACCTTGCGCTGGGCGATCACGGCGGCCAACACCAACCCGGGCGCGGATACCATCGAGTTCAACCTGGCGGCCCCGTACCGGATTCAGCCGGCCTCGGCGCTGCCGACGAGCTACAGCAGCGGCCTGATCATTGACGGGACGACCCAGCCCGGGTTCGCCGGGACGCCGCTCGTGACGATCGAAGGTAGCCTCGCGGGCGCGGCCGACGGGCTTTTGATCAGCGACTCGACCTCGGCGGTCGTCCGCGCGCTGAATATCTCGAAGTGGAGCGGAAACGGGATCACCCTGCGGAGGGGGCTTTCCACCCGGGTGGAAAACTGCCGGATCTCGAGCAACACGGTCAACGGCATTATCCTGGAAACCTCTCGCCGCTGTGTCATCGGCGGCGCGGGGCCCCTGCTGCGCAACGTGATCACGTCCAACGGGAACGCCGGCGTCTATTTATCCGGCGATCACAACCTGGTGCTCGGGAACCTGGTCGGGACGGATGGGCTGACGGCGCAGCCCAACGATCACGGCGTGCAGGTGTTGAGCGGCCAGAGCAACCTCATCGGGGGGGCCGCCGCGGGCGAGGGCAATGTCATCAGCGGCAACAGAAGTTTCGGCGTGTACCTTGTGCAGTGGGCCAGCAATACGACGGTGATCGGCAACTACATCGGCACGGACGTGAGCGGCACGGCGGCCATAAGCAACGTCGTCGGTATTGTGATCGAGGGCGCCAGACATACCATCGGGGGCCTGGTCGCGGCGGAGCGCAACCTGATTTCCGGTAATACCTGGGGGATGCGCCTGATCGGGGGGCGCGCGCACGACAACGTCGTGCGCGGCAACTGGATCGGGCTCGGCGCCACGGGCGCGGTTGTCTCGAATAGTCTGCAGGGAGTGCAGATCATGCAGGGCGCGTCGACCAACCTGATCGGCGGCGCGGGCGCGGCGCACCGGAACGTGATCTCCGGAAACGGGGGGGGTGGCGTGGCGTTGACGGAGGCCGAGAGCCGGGCAAACCGGATCCAAGGTAATTACATTGGGCTGGGCCCGGACGGCATATCTCTCCTAGGCAACGGGGATAATGGCATCCGAGTCAGCGCGCCGTGGACCCTGGTCGGAGGCAGCGGGGCGGGCGAGGGCAACACCATCATGGGCAACGGGGCGGATGGCGTTTCGGTATCCGGCGCCAACGCGATCGGCAACCGGATCGAGGGCAATGTCATCGCACATAACGGCGCGCGTGGGGTGTCCGTGTGGGACAGCGGTGCGGTGAGCAACCTGATCACGGCGAACAGCCTGTACCTGAACATCGATCTCGGAATTGACCTGGGCAACAATGGGCGGACCCCCAACGACACCCAGGACCCCGACACGGGGCCCAACCAGCTCCAGAACTATCCCGTGCTCACGCTGGCCTCGAACGCCGGGGCCACGATGGCGATCGGCGGCTACCTGGACAGCACGCCCGGCACGGCCTTCGTCATCGAGTTCTTCGGCAACAGCGGCTGCGACGCCACGGGGTACGGCGAGGGCGAGGTCCTCCTCGGCACGCAGGCGGTCGTGACAGACGGAGCGGGCATGGCCGGATTCACCAACAGCGTCCTCCCCACGCCCACGCCGCCGCCCAGCTTCGTCACGGCCACCGCGCGCCACACGCTGCGCCAGGAAACGTCGGAGTTCTCGCGCTATCTCATGGTGGATTCCGACGGGGACGGCATGCCCGACGGGTGGGAGTACGCGAACTTCGGATCGGCGACCGGCGGCGACCCGGCCGGGCACGGCGATACCGACACGATTCCCAACCTGGAGGAGTTCATCGCCGACACCGACCCGAACGACGCGACCGACTACCCCCGGTTCGTCGGCATCGCGCCCGACAGCGGCGCGATCCGGGTCGACGTCCAGACCGCCGCCACGCGCTCGTACCGGCTGGAGGACGTCCCGCGGGCCGGCTCGGGCACCTGGGGGGGGCGGTTCACCGACAAGCCCGGGACGGGAGGCCCCGTCTCGTGGTACTGGGGCTATGCGGATTCCAACGCGATGTTCCGCTGCCGCGTGCTCCTGCCCTGA
- a CDS encoding tetratricopeptide repeat protein, which produces MSLRAPWIGLFCLALSARAAVLVSDPGDLKEEPGGYLNLPSMLSTSSAARALAELGRPPDVDQQIRDAREALARNPQNPGSHARLGEALLLANRIDEAAECFWRAARLRPRDVRRLEQLGFALLAGGDHANGLRVYEEVARVDGESPSVRLNLAAALHRVGRSGEALAILETLAAEHPKSLRAWYNLGVVQWAQGDAAAALESLQRARDLQPNQPFVQAALARVQQARGRADLYEEARVALRERLGETVAETLLAQDPLPTFLSRGSNP; this is translated from the coding sequence ATGAGCCTGCGGGCGCCGTGGATTGGCCTCTTCTGCCTGGCGCTATCCGCTCGCGCCGCGGTCCTGGTATCGGACCCGGGCGACCTGAAGGAGGAACCGGGCGGCTACCTTAATCTTCCGTCGATGTTGTCGACATCGTCCGCCGCGCGGGCGCTGGCGGAACTGGGCCGGCCGCCGGACGTCGACCAGCAGATCCGCGACGCCCGCGAGGCGCTCGCAAGGAACCCGCAGAATCCGGGCTCCCACGCGCGGCTGGGCGAGGCGCTGCTGTTAGCCAACCGGATCGACGAAGCCGCGGAATGCTTCTGGCGCGCCGCCCGCCTCCGGCCGCGGGACGTGCGCCGGCTGGAGCAACTGGGCTTCGCCCTGCTGGCCGGCGGTGACCATGCCAACGGGTTGCGGGTGTACGAGGAGGTCGCCCGGGTCGACGGGGAGAGCCCCTCCGTGCGGCTCAATCTGGCGGCCGCCCTTCACCGCGTCGGGCGTTCCGGCGAGGCCCTGGCGATCCTCGAGACGCTGGCGGCCGAGCATCCGAAAAGTCTGCGGGCCTGGTACAACCTCGGCGTGGTCCAGTGGGCGCAGGGCGACGCCGCCGCGGCCCTCGAATCGCTGCAGCGCGCGCGCGATCTCCAGCCGAACCAGCCCTTCGTCCAGGCGGCCCTGGCCCGCGTGCAGCAGGCGCGGGGACGCGCGGACCTGTACGAGGAGGCGCGCGTAGCCCTGCGCGAGCGGTTGGGCGAAACCGTGGCCGAGACCCTGCTGGCGCAGGACCCGCTGCCGACCTTCCTCTCCCGCGGATCCAACCCATGA
- a CDS encoding transposase — protein MDAFDQLLAEAGPVCAQERRRDRLHSHLLAQWVCLGEHTLTGLLSTTGQPFRDGSAAYRLYGRNRVDPSRLLDAVRRAAEESLPEGHPLVVALDDSILRKRGHKIPATAWRPDPLGAPFQVNFVWAHTRYG, from the coding sequence ATGGACGCCTTTGACCAGTTGCTGGCCGAAGCCGGACCGGTCTGCGCTCAAGAACGCCGCCGGGATCGGCTGCACTCGCACTTGCTGGCGCAGTGGGTGTGTCTGGGTGAACATACCCTGACCGGTTTGTTGTCCACCACGGGGCAACCGTTCCGGGATGGGTCCGCGGCGTATCGGCTGTATGGCCGGAATCGCGTAGACCCGAGTCGGTTGCTCGACGCGGTCCGACGAGCCGCGGAAGAGTCGTTGCCGGAAGGCCATCCTTTGGTGGTGGCCTTGGACGACTCGATCCTGCGCAAACGCGGACACAAGATCCCGGCCACCGCGTGGCGGCCGGATCCGTTGGGGGCTCCATTCCAAGTCAACTTCGTATGGGCTCATACCAGGTACGGGTGA
- a CDS encoding STAS domain-containing protein produces MNITAQQADRVLHLILEGRLDAFGSGELAAGLKQDLVADTVCLLLDMSLVDYISSAGVRVLLSTHKELARRGGALVLAGLQEYCREVLEVTGFADVLPQFDNVEKARVGARRIALRQHNRENWDRLETAALEHGSVRIMNAGGGPGAVEVLGDVRDVLHARVTTDQLLSKRFFETEYSIGLGGLGRAPEDFFEIMGEMITIGGTMVWLPTDGHDTPDFLIPKADKGHVMIRTGYNISLAGGFDEFIVFESRDAAGATISQLYRALFQLARRRRPDFKGLLGLALRAQAVAVYGSGVLRSPVAPLAPANGGLITDPSNIGDWMACDREPRHRNVTMLMCGVGADLTGSLDAFDAAELNKAFYLHPANIGARTELLHNHAVLFKEQPFPDRPTDLEDEIHRVVQDGEFVDMRHLLDNSAITRALIGVSYIQSVRPDPHREPAGA; encoded by the coding sequence ATGAACATCACCGCGCAGCAGGCCGACCGGGTGCTGCACCTGATCCTGGAGGGCCGCCTGGATGCCTTCGGCTCGGGGGAGCTGGCGGCCGGCCTGAAACAAGACCTCGTCGCCGATACGGTCTGCCTGCTGCTGGACATGAGCCTCGTGGACTACATCAGCAGCGCCGGCGTCCGCGTCCTGCTGTCGACGCACAAGGAATTGGCGCGGCGGGGCGGGGCGCTCGTGCTCGCCGGGTTGCAGGAATATTGCCGGGAAGTCCTGGAGGTCACGGGCTTTGCCGATGTCCTGCCGCAGTTCGACAACGTGGAAAAGGCCCGCGTCGGCGCGCGGCGCATCGCCCTGCGCCAGCATAACCGGGAGAACTGGGATCGCCTGGAAACCGCCGCCCTGGAGCACGGCTCGGTCCGCATCATGAACGCCGGCGGCGGCCCGGGCGCCGTCGAAGTGCTCGGCGACGTCCGCGATGTGCTCCATGCCCGCGTGACGACGGACCAACTGCTTTCCAAGCGGTTCTTCGAGACGGAATACTCCATCGGGCTCGGCGGACTCGGCCGCGCTCCCGAGGATTTCTTCGAAATCATGGGCGAAATGATCACCATCGGCGGCACGATGGTCTGGCTGCCGACCGACGGGCACGACACGCCGGATTTCCTGATCCCCAAGGCGGATAAGGGCCACGTCATGATCCGCACCGGCTACAACATCTCCCTCGCCGGCGGGTTCGACGAGTTCATAGTCTTCGAAAGCCGGGACGCCGCGGGCGCGACGATTTCGCAGCTGTACCGCGCCCTGTTCCAGCTCGCCCGCCGCCGCCGGCCGGATTTCAAGGGGCTCCTGGGCTTGGCGCTGCGGGCGCAGGCCGTCGCCGTGTACGGGTCAGGCGTGCTGCGCTCGCCCGTGGCCCCGCTTGCCCCGGCCAACGGAGGACTGATCACCGATCCCTCAAATATCGGCGATTGGATGGCGTGCGACCGCGAGCCCCGGCACCGGAACGTGACCATGCTCATGTGCGGGGTCGGCGCGGACCTGACCGGTTCGCTGGACGCGTTCGACGCCGCGGAGCTGAACAAGGCCTTCTACCTGCACCCCGCCAACATCGGCGCCCGGACCGAGCTCCTGCACAACCATGCCGTCCTTTTCAAGGAGCAGCCGTTCCCCGACCGGCCGACGGACCTCGAGGACGAGATCCATCGCGTCGTGCAGGACGGCGAATTCGTGGACATGCGCCACCTGCTCGACAATTCCGCGATCACCCGGGCGCTGATCGGCGTCAGCTATATCCAGTCCGTCCGCCCCGACCCGCACCGCGAGCCGGCCGGCGCGTAG